One genomic window of Paenisporosarcina antarctica includes the following:
- the rpsI gene encoding 30S ribosomal protein S9 yields the protein MAQVQYIGTGRRKSSTARVRLVPGNGNITINKRDVEDYVPFAALREIIKQPLVATETLGSYDILVNVNGGGYTGQAGAIRHGIARALLHVDPDFRPALKSAGLLTRDSRMKERKKYGLKGARRAPQFSKR from the coding sequence TTGGCACAAGTTCAATATATCGGCACAGGTCGCCGTAAAAGCTCAACTGCACGCGTACGTTTAGTACCGGGCAATGGTAATATTACAATTAACAAACGTGACGTAGAAGATTACGTACCATTCGCAGCATTACGCGAAATCATCAAACAACCATTAGTAGCAACTGAAACTCTTGGTAGCTATGATATTCTTGTAAACGTTAATGGTGGTGGATACACAGGTCAAGCAGGCGCAATCCGTCATGGTATTGCTCGTGCACTACTTCATGTAGATCCTGATTTCCGTCCAGCATTGAAATCTGCAGGATTGTTAACTCGTGACTCACGCATGAAAGAACGTAAAAAATACGGTCTTAAAGGCGCTCGTCGTGCACCTCAGTTCTCAAAACGTTAA